TCTTGCAAAAATGGTGAAAACAGGTTGGTTATGTAATCAGTTTAAGCAAGAttggtataattatatatataatgcctaaatgtttaaattacaggATATTCAAAACATCtgattgtttttaatattttcttaatgTACTGCCGACTGATCTTAGAATAAGTTTTAGCAGGTTCAGATGTGTTAACCATAAACTATCAGTAGAAAAGGGTCGTTTTCTTCGTATCACAAGAGATGATCGCATCTGCAAGTTATGTGGTATTAAAAGATTTGGGGATGAGTATCACTATatttttaaatgccattattttCACATTCCTACTAGTTTGTTTAACATCATAACACTAGTAAAATGAAAGTACTGTTTAAGTCTGGAAATATTAGTATATTATTCAGGTTactaaaattctttaaaattgtaCTGTCTTAATTTCAATAGTGTCTTCCTTTTTATTACACCTTATTTGTCTGTGAATGTTAAGTAACTGATTTTTATTAAATACCTTAACACTACTATTGCTTAATTCTGGAAATATTAATTCTGGTATATTATTCAGGTTAgcaaaattctgtaaaattgtACTATCTAAATTTAATAGTGTCTTcctatttattacatatttgtctGTAAATGCTAAGTCACGTGATTTTTCATTTCTCCGAATGTAGTACTGTATAGATGtctcaatattataatgttttggGAGGGCTACTCTAGTGTTCTGTGATGGTCCACAAGACTTTAGTGCAATTATTACCTAATCAttccatttgattttttttttgatttttcacctATATTGGGACTTGTGGACGGTACAGATTGCTGGAGTTGTACTTCCAAATAACCTATGGTAGGGGAGACCGGGTTTAATACGGCCTCGGGGCATGTTCGGCATTtgattataattttatatagCGCGTGTACCAAGATAAAGAACTGTCATCAATATTGTAACGTTACTTGTGGCGCTATTATCAGCGTAATACAAAAATGGCCGCCTCGTGATGGTTTATATCGTTTTGGAACtgatacttcatttttttttcgattggtgaGTAAGATTTTCCACATccattttagtttttataattCTTTAGACCCGTTAAGATTCGGATTAaacttgtatatatgtattattataGGATAATGGGCTTTAATACAAAACCATGTACATTTCATTTTCTGCACCAAGCAAGGAGGTGTCACGTGACCTTTTCGTAAATATTAGCGGGGGCTAATTCGGCCTTTTGCCCCGCACTAACACTATTTCCCGGAATAATTTACTAAtggttattgttttatttctcacATTTATACATTATAGCATTTGTTCACATGCAGATCTAGCAAGTTAAAACAATGTCTGATATTTATGTGAAGATTTTCATCAGCAAACTTTTAACGTCTAGTAGAATTATAGTCATGCGTGGGTTAGATTTGCATTTGAGTGTTGCTGTTTAGTTTTAGTCTTGAAACAGTCGCTAAAGATCTACATGTAATTATGATttgatttataatatataatttttatttatatatttcagatttacACCATCGTGTGTACGGACAAGCGGAAAAGGGGCGACACCACGTCAGAAGAAGCTTTGAGAAAAGTGTTAGGTCACTACAACAGTACTTCTGATGGGTACAAGAAAAGAAGTCAATTGTTTGGTGTACCACGGTCAGCcgtagtatgcatttccactaccgtccatgaacaggttcaatcaaatcgagcctgcaacattttcgtttttgtcgagttgagcgacctgtgaagtttccactttattCTATTTTACCGATGAGCAGGACTATATACTTGTGGCGTATTTAAAGCACGCATCGTCAATTTACTTTGGACTTTGTCCAAGAGATGTTTGACATTTAGCGTATGCATGCGCGAAGCAGTATAACATTAAGAAGCCAGCGTCGTGGTCTGAAAAAGAAATAGCAGGTGCTGACTGGTTCTCTTCATTCCTGAAGCATCATTCGGAGCTTTTATTGAGGACGCCAGAGGCAACAAGCATTGCTAGAGCGCCAGCGTTCAATAAAACTGATGTATCTGAATTCTTCACAAAACTGGCTGAAGTGATGGACAGACACACGTTCGACGTATGTAGCAAATTGAATGTGGATGAGACAGGAGTCGTGACTCTGGTGAAACCAAAAACAGTCGCAGCGGTTACTAGTGTAAAGCAAATAGGATCTTTGACATCACCTGAGAGAGGGCAACTAGTCACTCTATGTGTAGTAGTATCAGCAAGCGGTAACACAGTTCCACCGTTACTTGTTTATCCACGCATCAATTTCAGAGATCATTTTCTCACTGGAGCACCAGCTGGCTCCAAGGtagtcaagtcaagtcaacaattttattttgtaattaaaggcCACCGGCCCACAATACATAAACATACAAGTAATAAGACATGTGGTTGTGCACCCAGCATTTAAGAGATAGACAACTCTTTTAATAATGCATGTTTAAATCAAGAGAGTATTCTCCCTTTAACATTCACATcaataatgcatatattttgtaaatgttagaCTATCACTGctattctacaatgtagaaaagaTACTGTAGAACCAATGTGTACCAGGTGTATAAATACTGATTACTAATTATATCAAATCAATCTTGGCTTTAGAAAAAGAggaaaaatagcatgaaattcatATTTAACAACATCAATATAAGGttcaatgtttcaatgttttttttatgaagtGCTGACAGATATTTGTATAAGGAGTATATTAATGCCTCCCTGtttcatttctaatttcaattttgtaattaaTGATGCTTATGTATACAAGTATAGACATGTAGTTTGTGAACCTGGCCCCAATTTTCCGAAAaaacaacaaccccccccccaAGCAATACCCATCCAAGTCTGTTATCTCAAATGTCTATGTTAGCTCTTTACGTGTCTTCAATGTCGACCCCTTCAGCTACAACAGAACCATATATGACCATTCCATAAATTAAAagacaacaattctgaattttaaagaaaacgaagtataaaaataagaaatatacccAAGAAAACACTTAAGTTTGTTATATCGTGCTTAAGTAGAAACGTGATATTTgcttgactgaaataagtactacAGACAAaaactactaaccatagtataatttagctacaAATACATTGTTgtagaaaaaatcaacatgaaataaCAATAAGTCAAGCAGCAGCATAATTTTAACAGACCCAAACAAGCAACTACCCAAGTTTCCTCGCGAAATTGGGGCCTGGTCTAccaaagaaagacaactcttttAGGTATATTGGATATTACACAAAGAAAGTATTCtccctttaacaaaatgtgtaatCTATgtattcaataaatgttgaacaAACACtgctattttcttaattttttcaggGTTATCAGTTTTTAACAATTCATAAAAGTCGTTTACAGTAGTACCTAATGTATACCAGTTGTATAGATATTGATTACGAATTGCATCGAATCTTGTACATtggaaaaatacatgaaattcaCATTCTACAACATTTATATGGAAGTTTTCTACACAGTACTGACAGACTCTTGCATCCCGAGGGATATTCGTTTGTCTACCTGTTTCAATTCTAAACTTATGGTTTGAACATCTAAATTTCGCATaagcaattttatattttaaagttatatcaagaTGCAGATATCGTTCAGTATTCAGTAgtgttttaaagtgtttataaTGTTCACAGCGGCTTGAACTGTTTATATCATTATGCCAATTTTGTCTAAAACAATCTAATAAGCGTTGTTTGAACACTTGAATAAACATATTGACATCACCTATATCTTGTACTATCCAGACATATCCAAAACCATATGTATACAGcatgttttttttactttagtaGCCCAACATATCCGCCTCTGTTTTCTGCCATATGTAATAATTTACACCAATACCTgatacaatttgtaaaatatgttatacaTAAAAGGAGGCGATCGCATTCCCCGAGAGCAATACAATTATTAGTAGTAATATTTACACGAAGATGCTTCTTACAAAAGCTGTTATGCACAGCTTCAATAATATGAGAATACTGATACCCCCAAATTTGAGACCCGTAACATAAAATTGGTTTCACTACCGCATCAAAAATCTTAAACAATTCGTGCGTAGGGAAATATCCAAATGGTTTTTGATAGCGAATAATTGAAAATATGGATTTCTGAGCTTGAGCAGCCAACTTATCATGTGCAGAACTCCAAGATAATTTGGGTGTGAACAATAATCCCATATACTTATAAACAGAGGTAATATTAACTACTTTCCCTCTGAAAAACCATTTTTCATAATTCCTAAGTATGCCACCATTACGGAAGACAATAATTTCTGTCTTATCAAGATTTACCTCCATACCAGTACTCTGACAAAACATATCTACGTAGTTTAACTGCTGTTGCTACAGTTTGCtacatcatcagcaaataatagaCATATGATATCAGGAATATCATTAGTAATAAAGAGACCTGACCCACAATTTTCCCGCAAAAGGGTTGTTAACTCATCAATGAATAATGTAAAGATTGTTGAACTTGACTTATCCCCTTGTCTTGTTCCGATGTTACATGGAAAAATGTCTGTAGTCCCACCATTAACTGTTTTAACACAAGATTGCAGATTACTATACATAACCTTTAGTAAATGGAGGAAATTACCATGTAGACCTTTCCTTTCTAGTGATTCAAATAACTTGCAGTGATTTATTTTGTCAAAGGCCTTACGGAATctacatataaacaataaaaacgaCCACCCTTTTTGGAGAGATATTTCTGTACCATTGCTTGTAATGGAAATATATTGTCTACCGCAGAGTACCCATGCCGAAAACCAGCCTGAGATTCATCAATTTTACTGTTCATTTCAGCCCAGTCATAAAGTCGCTTATTCACAACACCTGAAAATATCATATACGTGACATTTGTTATAGAAATATCCCGATAATTTCCTGGATTACCAGTCGATCCAGATTTGTGTACAGGACAAATAATACTTCTACCCCAAGAATCTGGGAAACTACCTGTTTCCATAATTCTATTAAACAGAGCATGTAAATATGGTGCTATGAGAACCttagtatatttaaaaaattctgaCGGAATACCATCAATACCGCAGGTTTTACCATTTATCAACTTTGTAATGGAATACCTTATTTCATCAATTGAAAATGgctcatttaaacaatttcatccATATTAATATATGCTGGATCAAATTGAACTGGTTCACTCTGTTCATCATAAAGCAATGAACTAAAATAGTTATGCCATTCACTTGTTGTTATACTAGGATCAGCAGCCTTATTTGTGCGTGACTGTTTGAGCAATTTCCACATTTTTGTAGGATTATCTCTAGTTTCTATAAGCGACTGTCTTTTACTACGTTGGAATTCGGCCATTTTCCTACTACATGCATTTTTAAAGTCATTTCGCCTATCCTTGTATATTCTCAAATCATCACTTGAACTAGACATACGAAACTTACGCAATGCGGAGTACTTAGCTGCTTTAAGGTTATCACATTCCACGTCCCACCATGGAGGCTGGGAACTGCGATAAGGTATACGACTAGAACGAATCTTACTTCCAGATTCATAATAAATAccaaaattatttccccttaagTTATCTTTATTGTTTCGTGAAATGTCAAAATTGCTACCCTCGTATGCAACATCTccaaaaatataatctaaattaTCAACAGGTATAAAATCTAGAAAGTCTTTTGTCCTAGCATTTGTATCGCCTGTCAAAAATAAAAGTGTGTCTGGATATTCCAACTTTATTGTTTCTAGATCAGATTGTATGCTTATAATACCATCCTTCTCTAATTTATCATTATAAAAAGATGAGCCCTCAGGTGAGACATAAGTGAAGTACATAATAACATCTTTAGCTTTAAAAATGGAggataatttaaaatataataccaCACAATTGTCAAAGTTTTCATAGATGCGGTCAATAATATTTAGCTTTTGTAACGCAGTGCTAATAAACACACTAATTCCTCCACTATTGCGTATTGATTCAGGTTGGAATGGTCTAACATAATCATAGTGTACATAAGAATCTATAAAGTTATCAAACTCTCCCTTAGATCTACTCCATGTTTCACATAAATTAATAATGTCAAATgaacataaaaattttttaaggtCATTATCATTTGCATATTTGTTTAAACCAGCAATATTCCACGTTACAATGTTTATGTCTTTTTTCTGGGAACTGTCATTTGGTATGCCTCGGCCTAATCCCTATTCATCCGCACTAGTATCTGAATGAACTGCGTCATCTGTCAACAAAGCGTTTATTGGTTGAGAGAAATCAAATGGGTGATCACGTGCTCCAAATGCACTGACGTCATCTGAGTTATCCTGAATATCATTCAATCTAGGTGCGCGATTGTCAGCTGTGTTTACATGACCATGTGTTCCAACACGTGGTCGCCTTATAAATTTTCGTTTACCAATGTTCACAATATTCTGAGTGTCATCGTCATATTTGTAGATAGTATCattaataaaaagtttatcataCCTAACTACCGCATAATTTCCTTTTTGGCGTTCAGATAACATACGTTCGCCAAGTATTCTCCTGTGTCGTCTAATACGATCAGTAAAGTCTTGTTGAACAGAAACACCTGATGTTGATTTAAGCACAGAGCTTGCACGCTTCATAACGAGATTACaatcttttagttttgtaaaacATACAACAATGGTTGAGGCTTCTTCATCTCGTGATCTAGATCTATGGACTCTATCAATATCGATCTGATCAGCTTGATCATCAAAGTTCAATGTATTACGCATAAAATTACGCACCTTCTCTTCAGTGATGGACCATTTCTCATCAACTTTACCAGAAATCCCATTTATTCTTAAGTTACTACGATGAGAGTAACTTTCAAAGCGATCCAGTCTAGATTGCATACTATGAACTTGTCGCTTGAGTTCAGCATTGTCTTTTTTTCATGTATCATTATCTCGTTTCAAATCCTGAATGGTAGAGAACATAGAGTCATTTATTGTATTTATCTGACTGATATCAGACACCACTCGATCATTCTGTTTATCAAGGTCTCTTTTCATATCTCTCAAAAAGTCAAACATACTTGCATTGTCTACAACATTGGAATCTAGGCTAATCTGTCCAGGCCGATGAGTTACGCCTTTCACTAGTAGCCTGCGATGGGGGCTGAGAAAGCGTAAATGATGATATCGATCGCTGACGTGTAACAACTCCATCGTTACCACCTTTATGGTTCATGGGTCCAGTTGTGGCTCCACCTGAAGCACCAAGTCCCCAAGGATTAGATCTCTGTTGGCCTGTCTTACGAGAATTGTCAATTTTTGGAGGTCCTGGGTTACATTCCACATCCCCACTCAGAATCAACACAAGTGATAAGCACGTGACAACTCTCAAAATCAAACTACACAATGTACTAGCACTTTTCGGCACAGTTAAAGTAGCCAAACGAAAGACAGTCTTATTAGGCTGCATAAAACATCAAGTTTTAGCACGCCACTCATTTATATCCACTcccatttctattttttaaagttaaaattgtcCACGTGAAAAATAAGACGCCATATTTATCCAAGGGACACAACTCCTGCCCATCCGTCTGGGTGGATGACAGAAGACAACTTTCTTCTGCTTCTGAAACACTTTGTGTAACATGTAAAACTAACAAAGGATAGACAGACCAGTGCTCATTTTGCTGGATAACCATGACTCTCATTTCTATAGATGCCCTGGACTATGCCAAGGAGAACGGTATAGTTATGTTATCTTTTCCTCCGCACTGCTCCCATCATTTGCAGTCTCAGGACCTGTCGGTCTTCGGACCTCTGAAAAGAAAACTGTCAATGTTTCGGAGTAACTGGCTACGCAACCATCCAGGGAAGCCAATATCGATCTATGACATCGCTGGTATTTTATGTGAACCTTGGAAAGAGAATTAAATATGTCAGACATATCTAGTCAGAAGGCCGGGATTGTCCCATTTAACACTGACATATTTACAGATGAAGATTTCATGCCGGCAGACGAAACAGATAGACCGTTAGAATCCGGATCAGTTAATGCAGATTCACACACAGCTGGCAGTTATAGCAGAACAAGTTATTGACAGCTCCGATGATCGAGATACAGATTCAGAACAAGTAGGTAGTACCCGAACTGACAGAAATGTAGACTTAAATCGCTACCTTCGAGAACATAGCATTTCGGCCATACCAGTAAGAGGCCTCCACTATGCTGTTAGCTCATCTCTGTATGCTGCTGAAAATAAGGATTTTACAGCCCGAGAATTGTAAAAGTATTTATCTGAAGAAATTTGCACTAATCAGGCACTCTATCGGGACTTCTCAATATCGGGCGACATGGACATGATGGTTGCATTCCAGAAGTACATACAAGAAAAACAGTATGACAATAACATGTGTGATCTTTTCCACAGTGTTCTCTGTAATACAATGAGCATGAAAGGCGTTGTTATCAGAGAAGTGTGTGGCGCGTCAAATGAACTGATTTTGCGCCCTGGCATCCCCGGAGTAGAAGCTCAATGCACTATACATTTGATATTGCAAGGTACTGGTGCTGACGCACATTACAGTGGTGCTGTTTTCAAAACATCAGAAATCACAGATGATTGTGAAGAAGTACCAGTAATCAATAAAAGTTCCAATGATCCAATGGAAGTTAACTCATTATCTATCAAATCGAGTGATTCTAGTGGTAATACTCAAGAGGAACCTTCTGCCTCTGCCAATACAAGCTGCTCAAGTAGTAGAATGATCTATCCCTCTACACCTATTTCAGAAAAATGGAGCTTTCCCCTGATACGGTAAAACCCCATCCGAAGGCACCGACACGCAAAATATCATACGGAAACAGGATTTGCAGAAAGACTGTATCTTTACCGATaccccagaaaaaaaaaatccttaagaCAGGAGCAAGAGAAACGTAAATCGAAGCGGAAGACTCCACAAAGCAAGTCATACAAAGCAACGAAATAGACAAAAGGGCTACCGAAGTCTAATAAaccaaaaaaagcaaaacaaaaatcaatttaaagaGTAAATCGaccagaaaacaaaaataaaactcagACAGTGATGATGAATAATTTTGTTTAGTATGTCTTGAGAGCTGGGCCAACAGTAGACCCAACAAAGAATGGATAGAGTACACGGAATGTGCAGACACAGCAGGCATTTTTACAAGTGTCATAAAGTCCTGTGATTCCGATACAGATTAgagtaaaatgaaaaaataagtagATTTTATATTGAGACAGTGAAACGGATTTTTTCACGTTCATGATTCTTTAGACTTGCGGAAGAGTTAATTGTTCACGTTCAATGTTCAAGTTCATGTTCAATGTTAATATAAATACACATGCTGGTGTTCAAAGTAATAAAGCTATATGATGTTAAggttataaatatgttttaatgtgtCATTGTACAGATAGGTTCCGCGATATACAAACATTGCATAATAAAGTCTCTACCAACCGAACTTGCCGCGTCGGGTGGCTAAACTTGCTCCCTCGCGGGGCAAGTTCGGTCACCTTGACCAGATCACTTTGAGAAGAAGTTACCCGTATGAAGATAGAGAAACACTATAAGAAATAGCGGGAGTACTTCAGTCCCATAATACTttacttaaatatacatttttcagaGATCTAGCTATATAAACCATTTATAAATTGTGATTTTTCTAAAATGGGGCCGCACTAGCCCCGGTCTCccctaatgtttttttttgttttagtattAGTCTAAACCCAGATGGATATAGCCATTCATAGTAATATGTATTGCTCAGTCATGTATAATACAATTGTGTAACATGTATGCACATACCCCGGTTAGGGGCCATGTTCTTAtgaaaaaacttgaaacttgttttgcagtaaatattttcaattttgtctacACACAGTGTAAATTAATGAAAACCAGATTCCTACCAAGTTGTAATCTTGTAATCAGAACTTGatgtcagtaagaaccttccctgcAAACCATGTGGTGTAAAACAGAATATTTGTGTATACCCATCCAACTTGAACACCTTGTATTTTCGgaagtaatggagatttcgccgggaaatttggcagacaaagagataGAATGTTGGGCTTTTAACtgagggtaatgccaagcttgttgcctcagaaatgagaaaaaaatcttcaattcaatatccaaaacaatgaaaatcagGCCTTGGATTAGGATTAGCCATCTGTGTGATTAGTTGGaggtctttttaattcagaaagcATTCCGTTAGATGCttctttctatcctcgaaacctggtaggaatctggttttcattgattcacattgtgtatAGACAAAAATACTTACAGCAAAACGAAACCAACCTCGGATAAGTGTCACGTTGTCCGATCCGGTGTCATGTTGTCTTGTGGTGTCTTGTGGTGTCGCGTTATCACGTTATAGCGTATGAGTAGGCATCatttagagacttaccctaagccttctttacgcaagggaaacaatctaattatatagtgaaattgttgagtgaacaccgtttcttaatcctaatcctacccatgttatatcagtgcaaaggaaaagtaacctatctatgataaatgccatgtatgattacacagttatgcatctaacagtcttgaaactgatttcttcgattttctcctatttctagatatttttcccatactttgacgcatatgtatgggtagttgagattgttctctttccagcagtagccttttcaacatatttcaccttgtgaaattctgtgggtttttactttaaaaaaaaatcgtctgtttgttgacaaatttcaccacaaaaaatgtcctactttccccagggcaatcaattacttgatctttacatagttttctattcaggttgctaatccatgtgtcaagtatgcatgcttttttcatgattagaggtaaaaagtggatagtttgcatgaggtactaggtcaattgtcacctaagcctatcataaagtctttgcggagttgtctccatttttttccaaatatttcacccgggatcatttttttttcagctcaaataactctttttcaggaaatgatattttaatatttttttcagtccttgtattctgatgcagttaacttcacatacatataatatagatagctcctacttgaagtttgtattttcagttacaatgcctacatcattaattatgttcgtttaattttaaagataggatgaccaattgtGTGCACTGATGCAAATGATGTGAAGAACTTGTTCTTGAGGAAAGTAAAAATAACATCTGAATAGGCGGTACCTAATGTATAATGACAGATTTGCaccagaattat
The sequence above is a segment of the Mercenaria mercenaria strain notata unplaced genomic scaffold, MADL_Memer_1 contig_1812, whole genome shotgun sequence genome. Coding sequences within it:
- the LOC128551895 gene encoding uncharacterized protein LOC128551895; amino-acid sequence: METGSFPDSWGRSIICPVHKSGSTGNPGNYRDISITNVTYMIFSGVVNKRLYDWAEMNSKIDESQAGFRHGYSAVDNIFPLQAMQTVATAVKLRRYVLSEYWYGAEGVDIEDT